One segment of Sinorhizobium sp. BG8 DNA contains the following:
- a CDS encoding ABC transporter permease, whose product MTDVSIIANSASSSAKQTGKGRTVPVLVSLAIAWLLLMVAIAILADLIRPYEITAYDLANRLSLPGNLAHPLGTDELGRDVLSRLIESIRVSLLIAFGATIISAVFGTFVGFLAANFRSVVEQIVLMLADFQAALPFLILSLAVLAFFGNSLWLLTCLMGFYGWERYARIARGLAISASAQGYAAAVTQLGARPSWVYLRHILPNIASTLIVSMTLTFPEIILLESSLSFLGLGVQPPMTSLGNMVGYGREYLTTAPWIMLTPAFVIMLTTLAISILGDWLRDRLDPTIR is encoded by the coding sequence ATGACCGACGTATCCATAATCGCCAACAGTGCGTCTTCCTCCGCCAAGCAGACCGGCAAGGGCAGGACTGTGCCAGTCCTTGTCAGCCTGGCGATCGCCTGGCTCCTGCTGATGGTCGCAATCGCTATCCTTGCCGATCTCATCCGGCCCTACGAGATCACTGCCTACGACCTCGCCAACAGGCTGTCTCTGCCCGGCAACCTCGCTCACCCGCTCGGCACGGACGAGCTTGGCCGCGATGTTCTCTCGCGCCTCATCGAATCGATCCGGGTTTCGCTCCTGATCGCCTTCGGGGCGACGATCATCTCGGCCGTATTCGGTACCTTCGTCGGCTTCCTCGCCGCAAATTTCCGCAGTGTCGTCGAGCAGATCGTCCTGATGCTGGCGGACTTCCAGGCCGCGCTGCCGTTCCTGATCCTGTCGCTGGCGGTTCTCGCGTTCTTCGGCAATTCCCTGTGGCTGCTGACCTGCCTGATGGGCTTCTACGGCTGGGAGCGCTATGCCCGCATCGCGCGCGGCCTTGCGATTTCCGCAAGTGCACAGGGCTATGCGGCGGCCGTCACGCAACTGGGCGCCAGACCCTCCTGGGTCTATCTGCGCCACATTCTCCCCAACATCGCCTCCACGCTGATAGTCTCCATGACGCTTACCTTCCCGGAGATCATCCTGCTCGAAAGCAGTCTGTCCTTTCTGGGCCTCGGCGTTCAGCCTCCCATGACGAGCCTCGGCAACATGGTCGGCTACGGGCGGGAATATCTCACAACAGCGCCATGGATCATGCTGACCCCGGCTTTCGTCATCATGCTGACGACGCTCGCGATCAGCATCCTTGGCGACTGGCTGCGCGACAGGCTCGACCCCACGATCCGCTGA
- a CDS encoding ABC transporter ATP-binding protein, protein MPLVEISNLRVAFDGVAVLHGIDLAIEKGEAVGLVGESGCGKSVTWLAALGLLPKKVSVTGQVLLGGDNLVCAPQKRLEGVRGKRIAMIFQDPSSSLNPVIRVGRQIEESIRLHRGLSREAARIEARRLLDLVGIPDAARRLDNFPHEFSGGQNQRLMIAMALAGRPDMLIADEPTTALDATIQAQILDLLADIRAETGMAIVFISHDLGAVSQICERICVMYAGRIVETCSTENLFRNPRHPYTRGLFDAIPRLDGGRERLVPIEGTVPDPARLPKGCAFSPRCSRVQDECLASRPLLAGIERGRAVSCFHPVGSEHGNRHKPTLHPHNELAMA, encoded by the coding sequence ATGCCATTGGTCGAAATCTCGAACCTCAGGGTTGCCTTCGACGGCGTCGCTGTGCTGCACGGCATCGATCTCGCAATCGAGAAGGGCGAGGCTGTCGGACTGGTTGGCGAGTCCGGCTGCGGAAAATCGGTTACCTGGCTTGCCGCGCTAGGTCTCCTGCCGAAGAAGGTGAGCGTGACCGGACAGGTGCTGCTCGGCGGGGACAACCTTGTCTGCGCGCCGCAGAAGCGGCTGGAAGGCGTGCGGGGCAAGCGCATCGCCATGATCTTCCAGGATCCTTCGAGCTCACTGAACCCGGTTATCCGCGTCGGCCGCCAGATCGAGGAATCGATCCGCCTCCACCGGGGTCTCTCCCGCGAGGCCGCGCGGATCGAAGCTCGCCGGCTTCTCGATCTCGTTGGCATTCCCGACGCCGCGCGGCGTCTCGACAATTTCCCGCACGAATTTTCCGGTGGACAGAACCAGCGCCTGATGATTGCCATGGCGCTCGCGGGGCGCCCCGACATGCTGATTGCGGACGAGCCAACGACGGCGCTCGACGCGACGATCCAGGCCCAGATCCTCGATCTGCTTGCTGACATCCGCGCCGAGACCGGGATGGCGATCGTGTTCATCAGCCACGACCTCGGAGCCGTATCCCAGATATGCGAGCGGATCTGTGTCATGTATGCCGGCCGGATCGTCGAAACCTGTTCGACCGAGAATCTCTTCCGCAATCCGCGCCACCCCTACACTCGCGGTCTCTTCGACGCGATCCCTCGGCTGGACGGTGGGCGGGAGCGCCTCGTTCCCATCGAGGGAACGGTTCCGGATCCCGCGCGGCTGCCGAAGGGCTGCGCCTTTTCTCCTCGATGCAGCAGGGTGCAGGACGAATGTCTCGCATCTCGGCCGCTTCTCGCCGGCATTGAGCGCGGACGGGCCGTCTCGTGCTTCCATCCCGTCGGAAGCGAACACGGAAACCGGCATAAACCGACCTTGCATCCGCACAACGAACTGGCAATGGCATGA
- a CDS encoding oligopeptide/dipeptide ABC transporter ATP-binding protein gives MTSTLLAASNLAKTYKSRRGMFAAASEVRAVDGVTLSLDRGTTLGIVGESGSGKSTTGRLLLGLEDPSAGSVTFAGEPMPQRKTPQWRSLRKRMQLVYQDPLAALDRRLTIGEQIGEPLEIHGIGSRDERRERVRELMHAVGLRRDQEDRYPHELSGGQRQRVVIARAIACGPELLVCDEPVSALDVSIQAQVVNLLRDLQAQTHVAMVFISHDLKVVRNVSERVAVMYLGGIVEEGASEDIFRKPLHPYTQALVSSIPVPGAALKDRIILEGEPPNPAARPSGCAFHPRCRFATARCKTERPALVAVDGSRQVACHLLGPATVTSRAGAAL, from the coding sequence ATGACGTCCACTCTTCTTGCGGCCAGCAATCTGGCCAAGACCTACAAGTCGCGCCGCGGCATGTTCGCGGCAGCCTCGGAAGTACGCGCCGTCGACGGCGTCACGCTGTCGCTCGACAGGGGCACCACGCTCGGAATCGTTGGCGAGTCCGGCTCCGGCAAATCGACCACGGGCCGACTGCTTCTGGGGTTGGAAGATCCGTCGGCAGGCAGCGTCACTTTTGCCGGCGAGCCGATGCCGCAGCGCAAGACCCCGCAATGGCGCAGCCTTCGCAAGCGCATGCAGCTCGTTTATCAGGATCCGCTCGCTGCCCTCGACCGTCGCCTGACGATTGGCGAGCAGATCGGCGAGCCGCTCGAAATACACGGCATCGGTTCGCGGGACGAACGCCGGGAGAGGGTCCGCGAACTGATGCACGCCGTAGGGCTGCGCCGGGACCAGGAGGACCGCTACCCGCACGAGCTTTCCGGCGGCCAGCGACAGCGCGTGGTGATCGCCCGGGCGATCGCCTGCGGGCCGGAACTTCTCGTCTGCGACGAGCCGGTTTCGGCACTCGATGTTTCCATCCAGGCGCAGGTGGTCAACCTGCTGCGCGATCTCCAGGCACAAACGCATGTTGCCATGGTCTTCATCAGCCATGACCTGAAGGTGGTTCGCAATGTCAGCGAGCGGGTCGCGGTGATGTATCTCGGAGGCATTGTCGAGGAGGGGGCTTCGGAGGATATTTTTCGCAAGCCTCTGCACCCCTACACGCAGGCGCTCGTGTCCAGCATTCCTGTTCCCGGTGCGGCGCTGAAGGACCGGATCATTCTCGAGGGGGAGCCGCCGAACCCTGCTGCACGCCCCTCGGGCTGCGCCTTCCATCCGAGGTGTCGCTTTGCCACCGCCCGATGCAAGACCGAGCGGCCCGCACTGGTTGCCGTCGACGGAAGTCGCCAGGTGGCGTGCCATCTTCTTGGCCCCGCAACAGTCACGTCGCGTGCGGGAGCGGCTCTGTAA
- a CDS encoding glycosyltransferase family 2 protein, whose protein sequence is MIEVAVVWLVILCSAALSVPIAVYAIECLAGSLPSRRERVPDRRIRPAIAVLVPAHDEEAGISETLANIRSQLAVGDRLVVVADNCRDQTAALARAAGAEVVERRDEERRGKGYALDTGIRHLAEAPPAIVLIVDADCQFGPGAIDHLAGAAAATGRPIQARNLMLAPKGAGLNLSVAEFAFLVKNHVRPLGLYRLGLPCQVTGTGTAFPWEVLGHAKLANANIVEDVKMGLELAYAGHPPQFCEKALVTSFFPYSNEGAETQRRRWENGHLALIRSALRSLFYPKTYRGVNYLAMTLDIIVPPLTLLAGVAVAMLLVSGAISLAGLGATAFWISMANVALLLAATFIAWAVHGRVALPARTLVGVPAYILAKFARYPRALLHRSNDGWVRTDRTRPEES, encoded by the coding sequence ATGATCGAAGTGGCTGTGGTTTGGTTGGTGATCCTGTGTTCGGCCGCGCTCTCGGTCCCGATTGCGGTCTATGCGATCGAGTGCTTGGCCGGGAGCCTTCCGTCGCGGCGAGAACGCGTGCCGGACCGGCGAATTCGCCCCGCAATAGCCGTCCTTGTGCCCGCTCACGACGAGGAAGCCGGAATTTCCGAAACGCTTGCCAATATCCGCTCGCAGCTTGCGGTGGGAGACCGGCTTGTCGTCGTCGCGGACAACTGTCGGGACCAGACCGCGGCACTGGCACGCGCTGCAGGCGCCGAGGTGGTGGAACGCCGTGACGAGGAGCGCCGCGGCAAGGGATATGCGCTCGACACCGGGATCCGCCATCTGGCTGAAGCGCCGCCTGCAATCGTCCTTATCGTGGATGCTGACTGCCAGTTCGGCCCCGGAGCCATCGACCATCTCGCCGGCGCGGCCGCCGCGACCGGAAGACCGATCCAGGCGCGCAACCTGATGCTTGCGCCGAAGGGAGCGGGCCTCAATCTGTCGGTTGCCGAGTTTGCCTTCCTGGTCAAGAACCATGTGCGGCCACTGGGGCTCTACCGGCTCGGCCTGCCGTGCCAGGTGACGGGGACCGGCACCGCGTTTCCGTGGGAGGTCCTCGGCCACGCCAAGCTTGCGAACGCGAACATTGTCGAGGATGTGAAGATGGGGCTGGAGCTCGCATATGCCGGGCATCCCCCGCAATTCTGCGAGAAGGCCCTGGTGACGAGCTTCTTTCCCTATTCGAACGAGGGGGCGGAGACCCAACGGCGGCGGTGGGAGAACGGGCACCTTGCATTGATCCGGTCCGCCCTGCGATCGCTCTTCTACCCAAAGACATATCGGGGGGTAAACTACCTCGCGATGACGCTCGACATCATCGTGCCGCCGCTTACATTGCTTGCGGGTGTCGCCGTCGCGATGCTTCTCGTTTCTGGCGCCATATCGCTCGCGGGGCTCGGCGCCACGGCATTCTGGATTTCCATGGCCAACGTGGCATTGCTCCTTGCAGCCACATTCATTGCCTGGGCGGTTCACGGCAGGGTGGCCTTGCCCGCCCGCACGCTCGTCGGCGTGCCCGCCTACATCCTCGCCAAGTTCGCACGCTACCCGCGAGCCTTGCTGCACCGCTCGAATGACGGCTGGGTCCGGACGGATCGCACCAGGCCGGAGGAATCCTGA
- a CDS encoding ABC transporter permease: protein MLGYLSIRIIRALVTITLVATFAFVVLRLSGDPATIILGPDAPMQAVESFRKAWGLDQPIWVQYIRYVGAIFEGDLGVSMRDGRSAIELVAERIPATLTLTIPALLIKLLIGIPAGVYAALHRDSVIDRLVMFTAIIGFTMPSFVIGLILVLVFSVTLGWLPSGGQQSWVHAILPIATMGIGGAAVLARFSRSAMIEILGQPYIRTASAKGVAWARVVRGHALPNAAIPIVTIVGFMVGTLVAGAVVVESVFSWPGVGRLLVIAVSNRDLAVVQCILLLVAATMVVSNLIVDILYGYLDPRLRDTRAKA, encoded by the coding sequence ATGCTCGGCTACCTTTCCATCCGCATCATTCGCGCTCTCGTCACCATCACGCTTGTCGCGACTTTCGCCTTCGTGGTCCTGCGTCTGTCGGGAGATCCGGCAACGATCATCCTCGGCCCCGACGCCCCCATGCAGGCGGTCGAGAGTTTCCGCAAGGCCTGGGGGTTGGACCAGCCCATCTGGGTGCAATACATCCGCTATGTCGGCGCCATCTTCGAGGGTGATCTCGGCGTTTCCATGCGCGACGGCAGGTCCGCCATCGAGCTTGTCGCAGAGCGCATTCCCGCAACTCTTACGCTGACAATTCCGGCCCTCTTGATCAAACTGCTGATCGGCATTCCAGCCGGCGTCTATGCAGCCCTCCATCGCGACAGCGTCATCGATCGCCTGGTGATGTTCACGGCGATCATCGGCTTTACCATGCCGAGCTTCGTCATCGGTCTCATCCTGGTTCTGGTGTTCTCGGTGACCCTCGGCTGGCTTCCTTCGGGGGGGCAGCAAAGCTGGGTGCACGCAATCCTGCCGATTGCGACAATGGGGATCGGAGGCGCCGCCGTGCTCGCCCGCTTCTCGCGCAGCGCCATGATCGAGATCCTCGGGCAGCCCTATATTCGCACCGCCAGCGCCAAGGGTGTCGCCTGGGCGCGCGTGGTGCGCGGACACGCGCTGCCGAATGCGGCAATCCCGATTGTCACAATCGTCGGCTTCATGGTCGGAACGCTGGTGGCGGGTGCAGTCGTCGTCGAGTCGGTCTTCTCGTGGCCCGGTGTCGGGCGGCTGCTGGTCATCGCTGTATCGAACCGGGACCTTGCTGTCGTCCAGTGCATACTGCTTCTCGTCGCGGCCACGATGGTCGTCTCCAACCTGATCGTGGATATCCTCTACGGATACCTCGATCCGCGCCTGCGCGACACCCGCGCCAAAGCCTGA
- a CDS encoding glycerophosphodiester phosphodiesterase family protein, with amino-acid sequence MTMIVGHRGARNLWPENSLSGFRKTAALGIEAVEFDIHLTRSGEIAVLHDASLDRTTYSSGDVADLTPETRRRTMLRESLEEHIPVLEEVLDIFKPTAMELHVELKNTSCGDIYAGLAERAIGAIRSAGMEDRCILTGFTPEVLEEVRSLAPDIRRLASMNLQSAVVLGGLLAAVRRLAAIADIVAIEKSLLGAAWERVTKELPLERVCPWVANTEPDLRHWLAKGVRQVTTDRPDLALEIRGLSGFETVPVPTIRKPAA; translated from the coding sequence ATGACCATGATCGTCGGGCATCGAGGTGCGCGAAACCTCTGGCCGGAGAATTCGCTTTCCGGTTTCCGCAAGACCGCCGCTCTCGGCATCGAAGCCGTCGAATTCGATATTCACCTGACGCGTTCGGGCGAGATTGCGGTGCTGCATGACGCAAGCCTCGACCGCACGACCTATTCGTCCGGCGACGTCGCGGATCTGACGCCGGAGACGAGGCGCCGCACCATGCTCCGGGAAAGCCTGGAGGAGCATATCCCGGTGCTTGAGGAGGTGCTCGACATCTTCAAGCCGACGGCCATGGAACTGCATGTCGAGCTCAAGAACACATCGTGCGGTGATATCTATGCAGGGCTTGCCGAACGGGCCATTGGCGCGATCCGCTCCGCGGGCATGGAAGACAGATGCATCCTCACCGGTTTCACGCCTGAAGTCCTGGAGGAAGTGCGCTCGCTTGCGCCCGATATCCGGCGCCTCGCGTCGATGAACCTGCAGTCCGCCGTCGTTCTCGGAGGGCTGTTGGCGGCCGTGCGTCGTCTCGCGGCGATCGCGGACATCGTCGCGATCGAAAAGAGCCTGCTTGGTGCGGCGTGGGAACGCGTGACCAAGGAGCTGCCGCTCGAACGGGTATGCCCGTGGGTAGCCAACACCGAACCGGACTTGCGCCACTGGCTGGCGAAGGGTGTCCGCCAGGTGACGACCGATCGTCCGGATTTGGCGCTTGAAATCCGAGGCCTCAGTGGATTTGAAACCGTTCCGGTGCCAACGATAAGGAAACCCGCCGCTTAA
- a CDS encoding WecB/TagA/CpsF family glycosyltransferase, which yields MSVAGIQATDTPSSAKPVRRYFLGAPFDDMAQESVVDLIRDSRQPTLFRYVVTPNVDHVVRLDGDRVLAQYYDRAWMSLCDSRPIAALARLMSLDLPLVTGSDLTVRLFYSVIRDGDRVTLIAANDLIVRDMELAFPNVRFRSLVPPAGVLNDTAALQACVEFAAGEASRFIFIAIGSPQSEKIAHALSMRSDARGIGFCVGASLEFLVGAKKRAPLWMRRIGMEWAHRLASDPKRLWRRYVYAVPRLLRLLSSEVIGRRSSMR from the coding sequence ATGAGCGTGGCAGGCATTCAGGCAACCGACACCCCGTCATCAGCAAAACCAGTCCGGCGCTACTTTCTCGGCGCTCCCTTCGACGACATGGCGCAGGAATCGGTCGTCGACCTCATCCGCGACAGCAGGCAGCCCACACTTTTCCGCTATGTCGTGACGCCCAATGTCGATCATGTGGTGAGGCTCGATGGCGACCGCGTGCTGGCCCAGTATTACGATCGAGCCTGGATGTCGCTTTGTGACAGCCGGCCAATCGCGGCCCTTGCGCGCCTGATGTCACTCGATCTGCCCTTGGTGACCGGCTCCGATCTGACGGTCCGCCTATTTTACTCGGTCATCAGGGACGGAGATCGCGTCACCCTGATCGCAGCCAACGACCTGATCGTACGCGACATGGAGCTCGCCTTTCCGAACGTCCGCTTCCGGTCATTGGTGCCGCCCGCCGGGGTCTTGAATGACACCGCGGCACTTCAGGCCTGTGTCGAGTTCGCCGCGGGCGAAGCGTCCCGTTTCATCTTCATCGCGATCGGCTCGCCACAATCGGAAAAGATCGCCCATGCGCTGTCCATGCGCTCCGATGCGCGAGGCATTGGCTTCTGCGTGGGCGCATCACTGGAGTTTCTCGTGGGGGCGAAGAAGCGTGCGCCACTGTGGATGCGCCGCATCGGCATGGAGTGGGCCCACCGGCTCGCTTCCGATCCGAAGCGGCTGTGGAGGAGATATGTCTACGCGGTGCCCCGCCTGCTACGTCTCCTGTCCAGCGAAGTGATCGGCCGGCGATCGTCGATGCGGTAG
- a CDS encoding ABC transporter substrate-binding protein, whose product MVLLTRRSTLGLGAGTAATLILPRFSIAQADNRPSVTIAVQKITNNGTLDTLFEQSNVGERVFFSNLWEGLIARDWLGQQGPLAGLATEWKRIDDKTVELKLREGVKFHNGDELTAEDVAFSFSADRMFGDTQPAVGKTIDIMVQTVAAGRTTKELPPSVPAIARRGWPSLRGVEVVDKYTVRFHNGTPDVTMEGRLYMFGSQIMNRRAWDEAATYLDWAKRPVTTGPYKVAEFKPDVSLTLVAHDEYWGGRPPLKEIRFVEVPEVASRINGLLSGEYQFACDIPPDQISAIESNQGFEVQGSTILNHRLTVFDIHHPQLANPLIRRAMTHAIDRQAIVDALWAGRTRVPQGLQWEFYGEMFQSDWQVPEYNPELARNLLKEAGYKGDPIPYRVLNNYYTNQVATAQIQVEMWKQAGLNVEIQMKENWAQVLERNDTRGMREWSNSASFNDPVSSIVRQHGPNGEQQQLGEWTNKEANEMSVIMETSTDMQQRRKAFRRMLEICEREDPAYNVIHQNATFTAKPKAIKWKAASAFAMDFRQGNWS is encoded by the coding sequence ATGGTTCTGTTGACACGCCGAAGCACGTTGGGCCTGGGGGCCGGAACTGCAGCGACCCTCATTCTTCCGCGCTTCTCGATCGCCCAGGCCGACAATCGCCCTTCCGTGACGATTGCGGTCCAGAAGATCACCAACAACGGCACGCTCGACACCCTCTTCGAACAGTCGAACGTCGGCGAGCGGGTGTTCTTCTCGAACCTGTGGGAAGGGTTGATCGCGCGTGACTGGCTCGGCCAGCAGGGACCGCTTGCCGGTCTCGCCACGGAGTGGAAGCGCATCGACGACAAGACCGTCGAACTGAAGCTGCGGGAAGGTGTGAAGTTCCACAATGGCGACGAATTGACGGCGGAGGACGTCGCCTTCTCGTTCAGCGCCGATCGCATGTTCGGTGACACGCAGCCGGCCGTCGGAAAGACCATCGATATCATGGTGCAGACGGTTGCTGCCGGCCGCACGACAAAGGAACTGCCGCCGTCCGTGCCCGCGATCGCGAGACGCGGCTGGCCGTCCCTGCGCGGCGTCGAGGTGGTCGACAAGTATACGGTCCGCTTCCACAACGGGACGCCTGACGTGACGATGGAAGGCCGTCTCTACATGTTCGGCAGCCAGATCATGAACCGGCGCGCTTGGGACGAGGCTGCGACCTATCTCGACTGGGCGAAACGGCCCGTGACGACCGGTCCCTACAAGGTCGCGGAATTCAAGCCGGACGTTTCGCTGACCCTCGTGGCTCACGACGAATATTGGGGCGGTCGCCCGCCGCTCAAGGAAATTCGCTTCGTGGAGGTCCCCGAGGTCGCCTCCCGCATCAACGGCCTGCTTTCCGGAGAGTATCAGTTCGCCTGCGACATCCCGCCGGACCAGATCTCGGCGATCGAAAGCAATCAGGGCTTCGAGGTTCAGGGAAGCACCATCCTCAACCACCGCCTCACCGTCTTCGACATACACCATCCGCAGCTCGCGAACCCGTTGATCCGCCGCGCCATGACGCACGCCATTGATCGCCAGGCGATCGTCGACGCTCTCTGGGCCGGTCGCACACGCGTGCCGCAGGGCCTGCAATGGGAGTTCTACGGCGAGATGTTCCAGTCAGACTGGCAGGTGCCCGAGTACAATCCCGAACTCGCCCGCAATCTCCTCAAGGAGGCAGGCTACAAGGGCGATCCCATCCCTTACCGCGTCCTCAACAACTACTACACCAACCAGGTCGCGACAGCACAGATCCAGGTCGAGATGTGGAAGCAGGCTGGCCTCAACGTCGAGATCCAGATGAAAGAGAACTGGGCACAGGTTCTGGAGCGCAACGATACCCGCGGCATGCGCGAGTGGTCGAACTCGGCAAGCTTCAACGATCCGGTCTCCTCGATCGTTCGCCAGCATGGCCCCAACGGCGAGCAGCAGCAGCTCGGCGAATGGACCAACAAGGAGGCCAACGAGATGTCGGTGATCATGGAAACCAGCACTGACATGCAGCAGCGCCGCAAGGCCTTCCGCCGCATGCTGGAAATCTGCGAGCGCGAGGACCCCGCCTATAACGTGATCCATCAGAACGCGACCTTCACTGCCAAGCCGAAGGCGATCAAGTGGAAGGCCGCGTCCGCCTTCGCCATGGATTTCCGCCAGGGCAACTGGAGCTAG
- a CDS encoding sugar phosphate isomerase/epimerase family protein has translation MTSLPIVGAAMTLQDVEAHREWLLEKPRDLELQSFVDAEILNGDWRPLAARARSLLDGFKGRLGIHGPFWGFVINSQDPDIRAVVARRLDQALDVCDTIGASQIVIHSPYTTWSYNNLDNVAGERERTIENTHRTLKAAVRRAESMGCTMVIENIEDKDPLDRVTLADSFNSPAVAVSIDTGHAHYAHGSTGAPPVDYYVKAAGNRLQHIHLQDADGYADRHWSLGEGTVNWRAVFAALSRLESNPRLIIEIKDKRKIPASAAFLASLGLSE, from the coding sequence ATGACATCGCTTCCGATCGTAGGCGCCGCAATGACCCTTCAGGACGTGGAGGCTCATCGCGAATGGCTTCTCGAAAAGCCGCGAGACCTGGAACTGCAGAGTTTCGTCGATGCCGAGATCCTCAACGGCGACTGGAGACCGCTGGCTGCGCGCGCAAGGTCGCTGCTCGATGGTTTCAAGGGACGGCTTGGCATCCACGGTCCCTTCTGGGGCTTCGTTATCAACTCGCAGGATCCCGATATCCGCGCAGTCGTCGCAAGGCGTCTCGACCAGGCCCTCGATGTCTGCGATACGATCGGCGCCAGCCAGATTGTGATCCACAGCCCCTACACGACGTGGTCCTACAACAATCTCGACAACGTTGCCGGCGAGCGCGAGCGAACCATCGAGAACACGCATCGTACGCTCAAGGCTGCCGTGCGCCGTGCCGAAAGCATGGGCTGCACCATGGTGATCGAAAACATCGAGGACAAGGATCCGCTCGATCGCGTCACCCTTGCGGACAGCTTCAACTCTCCAGCCGTCGCCGTCTCGATCGACACGGGACATGCGCACTACGCCCATGGCTCAACCGGTGCACCACCCGTCGACTACTACGTGAAGGCAGCTGGAAACAGGCTCCAGCACATTCACCTGCAGGATGCAGACGGCTATGCAGACCGCCACTGGAGCCTGGGGGAGGGCACCGTCAACTGGCGCGCCGTATTTGCGGCACTGTCACGCCTCGAGAGCAATCCCCGACTGATCATCGAGATCAAGGACAAAAGGAAGATTCCGGCCTCTGCCGCATTCCTCGCCTCCTTGGGGCTCTCAGAGTAG
- the cysG gene encoding siroheme synthase CysG, with the protein MGVLQKLPNEPTPRTAARVEPLAKLPVFWTLEGRRVLVAGGTDGAAWKAELAAACGATVHVFAEELGETFAKLVAAGVSHPKGQFLHERQSWESCDFDGLALAIGDLEEDDEAEAFARAARAAGVPVNVIDKPAYCDFQFGSIINRSPVVVAVSTDGAAPILAQAIRRRIETLLPPSIRLWASLAQSIRDTVNARLQPGAPRRAFWEAFVDRAFRDAPGADAEADLQEQLSRSSRPQEPPVGRVTLVGAGPGDAEYLTLKAVRALQAADVILFDDLVSDEVLELARREAKRMLVGKRGGRTSCRQEDINQMMVTFAKAGKRVVRLKSGDPMIFGRAGEEIACLERAAIPVDVVPGITAASAMAARLGISLTHRDHAQSVRFVTGHSRSGNLPADVDWKALSDARTTTIFYMGGRTAPEIRQRLLAEGMTARTPVVIVSAVSRANERRWIGNLDTVANGMEEIGLDEPVLIGIGSVFGDAQERDRNALPEQSRKRNSARA; encoded by the coding sequence ATGGGTGTCTTGCAGAAGCTGCCGAATGAGCCAACACCTCGCACCGCCGCCCGGGTGGAGCCACTTGCCAAGCTGCCCGTGTTCTGGACCCTCGAAGGGCGCAGGGTCCTCGTAGCGGGCGGAACCGATGGCGCAGCCTGGAAGGCAGAACTTGCCGCCGCCTGCGGCGCAACCGTGCACGTTTTCGCCGAGGAACTGGGGGAAACCTTCGCCAAGCTCGTCGCCGCGGGCGTCTCCCATCCGAAAGGCCAGTTCCTCCATGAGAGGCAGTCTTGGGAGAGCTGTGATTTCGACGGCCTGGCTCTCGCGATCGGCGATCTGGAGGAGGATGACGAAGCGGAAGCCTTCGCCCGTGCGGCTCGTGCGGCCGGCGTTCCGGTCAACGTCATAGACAAGCCGGCCTACTGTGATTTTCAGTTCGGATCCATCATCAACCGCTCTCCCGTCGTCGTCGCCGTCTCGACCGATGGCGCCGCGCCAATTCTCGCCCAGGCCATCCGGCGCCGGATCGAGACGCTCCTGCCGCCCTCCATCAGGCTTTGGGCCTCGCTTGCCCAGTCCATCCGCGACACCGTCAACGCGCGGCTTCAGCCGGGTGCGCCTCGCCGGGCGTTCTGGGAAGCCTTCGTCGATCGCGCGTTCAGGGATGCGCCGGGGGCCGACGCGGAGGCAGACCTCCAGGAACAGCTCTCCCGCTCCTCGCGTCCGCAGGAGCCGCCCGTCGGGCGCGTCACCCTCGTCGGTGCGGGTCCGGGTGACGCGGAGTATTTGACCCTCAAGGCCGTCCGGGCACTGCAAGCGGCCGACGTCATCCTCTTCGATGACCTCGTGTCCGATGAGGTCCTCGAGCTCGCGCGCCGCGAGGCAAAACGCATGCTCGTCGGCAAGCGGGGCGGCAGGACCAGTTGCCGTCAGGAGGACATCAACCAGATGATGGTGACCTTCGCCAAGGCGGGCAAACGCGTCGTTCGGCTGAAGTCCGGCGACCCGATGATTTTCGGACGCGCCGGCGAGGAGATTGCCTGCCTGGAACGGGCGGCGATCCCGGTCGACGTGGTCCCCGGCATCACAGCGGCAAGCGCCATGGCTGCGCGCCTCGGCATCTCCCTCACCCACCGCGACCACGCCCAGTCCGTCCGCTTCGTCACCGGCCACTCAAGGAGCGGCAACCTGCCCGCGGACGTCGACTGGAAGGCTCTCTCAGACGCTCGGACCACGACGATATTCTACATGGGCGGCCGCACTGCCCCAGAAATCCGCCAACGACTGCTTGCCGAGGGAATGACAGCGAGAACTCCCGTCGTCATCGTCAGCGCGGTCTCGCGTGCCAACGAGCGACGATGGATAGGAAACCTCGACACGGTCGCAAACGGCATGGAAGAAATCGGGCTCGACGAACCCGTCCTCATCGGTATCGGCTCGGTCTTCGGGGATGCGCAGGAACGCGACCGCAATGCCCTCCCCGAGCAATCTCGCAAGCGCAACAGCGCGCGGGCTTAG